Proteins encoded within one genomic window of Rossellomorea vietnamensis:
- a CDS encoding small, acid-soluble spore protein K produces the protein MRNKSTGFPNMNNNKFEGEPRAKAEYASKRANGTINTHPQERMKSSGQRDHDSL, from the coding sequence ATGCGAAATAAATCGACAGGGTTCCCCAACATGAACAACAATAAATTTGAAGGTGAACCGAGAGCAAAGGCGGAATATGCATCTAAAAGGGCTAACGGCACCATCAACACCCATCCTCAAGAACGCATGAAATCTTCTGGACAAAGAGATCACGACTCACTTTAA
- the mutY gene encoding A/G-specific adenine glycosylase, translated as MIEEPLKHLQTINREEFQNDLISWFSREQRDLPWRKDQDPYKVWVSEIMLQQTRVDTVIPYFNRFIDKFPTIDALASADEEDVLKAWEGLGYYSRVRNLQTAVKEVNEKYEGIVPDTPKEISSLKGVGPYTAGAILSIAYSKPEPAVDGNVMRVFSRILSIWLDIAKPSSRKVFEEAVRELISKENPSFFNQALMELGALICTPTSPSCLLCPVREHCQAFEEGVQTELPIKSKKKSARKLNMAAAVLFTEDDRVLIHKRPGKGLLANLWEFPNFEVGNASSGRKQLLQLMEEEYGVDCSLKAGVVTKIQHIFSHIVWDIEVYVGSVYSNTLEGSELIAVTPFEMEKYAFPVSHQKIWKETGAGILQK; from the coding sequence TTGATAGAAGAGCCACTGAAACACTTACAGACCATAAACCGTGAGGAATTTCAGAATGATTTGATTTCATGGTTTTCAAGAGAACAACGCGATTTGCCGTGGAGGAAGGATCAAGACCCATATAAAGTTTGGGTGTCAGAGATCATGCTTCAGCAAACGAGGGTGGATACGGTCATCCCTTATTTTAACCGATTTATTGATAAGTTTCCCACGATAGATGCTCTTGCCTCTGCTGATGAAGAGGACGTCTTGAAAGCGTGGGAAGGCCTCGGTTATTATTCGAGAGTCAGGAATCTGCAAACAGCTGTTAAAGAAGTGAATGAAAAGTATGAAGGAATCGTTCCGGATACGCCGAAAGAAATTTCTTCTTTAAAAGGGGTCGGCCCATACACAGCGGGGGCGATTTTAAGTATTGCTTACAGCAAACCTGAGCCTGCCGTAGACGGAAATGTGATGAGGGTATTTTCACGTATTTTGTCCATATGGCTTGATATTGCCAAACCTTCATCCAGAAAAGTGTTTGAAGAAGCAGTAAGGGAACTGATTTCAAAAGAAAACCCATCCTTTTTCAATCAGGCATTAATGGAACTTGGTGCTTTGATTTGTACACCGACATCCCCATCCTGTCTGCTTTGTCCCGTACGTGAGCACTGTCAGGCTTTTGAAGAAGGTGTTCAGACTGAACTCCCTATTAAATCGAAGAAAAAATCGGCCCGTAAGCTTAATATGGCGGCAGCGGTCTTGTTCACGGAAGATGATCGGGTGTTGATCCATAAACGCCCCGGGAAGGGCCTGCTCGCTAATCTATGGGAATTCCCTAATTTTGAAGTCGGAAATGCAAGCAGCGGCCGGAAGCAATTGCTCCAGCTCATGGAAGAGGAGTATGGAGTGGATTGCTCTTTAAAGGCCGGAGTTGTGACAAAGATACAGCATATCTTCTCTCACATCGTTTGGGACATAGAAGTGTATGTCGGATCTGTATATAGCAACACGTTAGAAGGAAGCGAACTGATTGCCGTTACTCCATTCGAAATGGAAAAGTATGCTTTTCCTGTATCACATCAGAAAATCTGGAAGGAAACAGGAGCAGGGATACTGCAGAAATAG
- a CDS encoding YfhE family protein, translating into MDNKKKKDKNKSVLSSAQEVTYSREFKAADRAGGFSSKAHR; encoded by the coding sequence ATGGATAATAAGAAAAAGAAAGACAAAAACAAGTCGGTTCTATCAAGTGCTCAGGAAGTCACGTACTCAAGGGAGTTCAAAGCAGCAGATCGTGCAGGCGGTTTCAGTTCCAAAGCCCACAGGTAG
- a CDS encoding YpzG family protein has translation MGNMKNNFYRNKYSSPFNKAFYNPKHAHSQANGQTTQTQDLIILENQTRKRS, from the coding sequence ATGGGAAACATGAAAAACAACTTCTACCGAAATAAGTACAGCAGTCCATTTAACAAGGCATTCTACAATCCGAAGCATGCCCATTCTCAGGCAAATGGACAAACCACACAAACTCAAGACTTAATCATTCTGGAGAACCAGACACGTAAGCGTTCCTAG
- the recX gene encoding recombination regulator RecX, protein MGKITKITKQVKNDERYNLFIDGKYSFSVDEAVLAKFQLRKGLEVDELEISELQYEDDVKKAFNKAIQYLAYRMRTEKEIRDHLEEGDPEEGVIQEVIHKLNEIKYINDLEFAHAFVGTQMNTGDKGPTWIRGELRRKGVGDSHIEEALAAFTQEKQVDKAVALTEKLLHKYRKDSKMIAKQKIEQNMMRKGYPGSVMKIVWETVESERDDDERWDAVYHQGLKAHRKLSSKYDGYEYVQKMKQTLYRKGFSMEDIERLLEELKENEE, encoded by the coding sequence ATGGGTAAGATTACGAAAATAACGAAGCAAGTGAAGAACGATGAGCGTTACAATTTATTTATAGATGGAAAATATTCTTTCAGTGTGGATGAAGCGGTTCTTGCCAAGTTTCAGCTCAGAAAAGGGCTGGAGGTGGATGAGCTCGAGATTTCAGAGCTTCAATATGAAGACGATGTAAAAAAAGCATTTAATAAAGCCATTCAGTATCTGGCCTACCGGATGAGAACGGAAAAGGAAATCCGTGATCACCTCGAGGAAGGGGACCCGGAGGAAGGGGTCATCCAGGAAGTCATTCATAAATTAAATGAGATTAAATACATCAATGATTTAGAATTCGCCCACGCGTTTGTCGGTACCCAGATGAATACGGGTGACAAGGGGCCGACTTGGATCCGGGGGGAATTGAGAAGAAAGGGTGTAGGGGATTCCCATATTGAAGAAGCCCTCGCCGCTTTCACACAAGAAAAGCAGGTAGACAAAGCGGTCGCCCTGACAGAAAAGCTCCTTCATAAATATCGGAAAGATTCCAAGATGATTGCCAAGCAAAAGATTGAACAAAACATGATGAGGAAAGGGTATCCTGGCTCAGTCATGAAAATCGTATGGGAAACCGTCGAATCCGAACGGGATGATGATGAGAGATGGGATGCGGTTTATCATCAGGGGCTGAAGGCTCACAGAAAGCTCAGTTCAAAATACGATGGATATGAGTATGTACAGAAAATGAAGCAAACGTTGTATCGAAAAGGATTTTCAATGGAAGACATTGAAAGGCTGTTGGAAGAATTAAAAGAAAATGAAGAGTGA
- a CDS encoding SDR family NAD(P)-dependent oxidoreductase: MKTAIITGGGSGLGKELGKLLSQQGYHIFLLGRTEDRLKEAGTEIENIGGQVSFAPLDLRSAHDIHQFSRNHLNDYNVELLIHNAGVGYFGPFEESNDDELITMFETNALGPIRLTKAMLPKLAQESTIINIISTAGLRGKKNESLYVASKFALRGFGESLQKEYEGSNLRIVNAYMGGMDTPFWENSDHISDPSRLRSPKEVAETIVNEYQEKDEIVIESKK; encoded by the coding sequence ATGAAGACAGCCATCATCACAGGTGGAGGCTCAGGCCTCGGGAAAGAATTGGGGAAACTCCTTAGCCAGCAAGGATATCATATCTTCCTACTTGGTCGAACAGAAGACCGTCTAAAGGAAGCAGGAACAGAAATAGAAAACATAGGCGGGCAGGTATCATTTGCACCATTAGATTTACGCTCCGCTCATGACATTCACCAATTCAGCAGGAATCACCTTAATGATTATAATGTTGAATTACTCATACATAACGCAGGCGTAGGCTATTTCGGTCCTTTCGAGGAGTCAAATGACGATGAATTAATCACTATGTTTGAAACCAATGCCCTTGGACCAATCCGGTTAACGAAGGCAATGCTGCCTAAATTGGCGCAGGAAAGCACAATCATCAATATCATTTCTACAGCCGGCCTCAGAGGAAAGAAAAACGAGTCTTTATATGTAGCAAGCAAGTTCGCCCTAAGAGGATTCGGGGAAAGCCTTCAAAAGGAATATGAAGGCTCGAACCTTCGCATCGTGAATGCTTATATGGGTGGAATGGATACTCCATTTTGGGAAAACAGTGACCATATCAGTGACCCGTCAAGACTCCGCTCTCCTAAAGAAGTAGCGGAGACGATCGTAAATGAATATCAGGAAAAAGATGAAATCGTCATCGAATCAAAAAAATAA
- a CDS encoding YfhH family protein codes for MEQERRYSEMTEHELRQEIASLKEKARKAEQLGIVNEFAVLERKALMAQAYLMDPDAYKPGGIYAIEGDPGTYFKVDYLNGVFAWGYRLGGDGKEEAMPISLLAGEKK; via the coding sequence ATGGAACAAGAGAGAAGATATAGTGAGATGACGGAGCATGAGTTGAGGCAGGAGATTGCTTCGTTGAAGGAGAAGGCGAGAAAGGCTGAGCAGTTGGGAATTGTGAATGAGTTTGCCGTATTGGAGCGAAAGGCCCTTATGGCGCAGGCTTATCTGATGGATCCAGATGCTTATAAGCCTGGTGGGATTTATGCGATTGAAGGAGATCCCGGCACTTATTTCAAAGTGGACTATCTGAATGGAGTATTCGCCTGGGGGTACCGATTGGGCGGAGACGGTAAAGAGGAAGCCATGCCCATTTCCCTTCTGGCCGGGGAAAAGAAATAA
- a CDS encoding TIGR01777 family oxidoreductase, translating to MKIAITGGTGFVGQALTEELLKHQHEVMILTRSPDKYDARPGVTYVKWLSDGARPEEELEGIHAFINLAGESINSGRWTEERKKRIINSRINSTREVINIIKALKDKPACLINASAIGYYPSSKTNTYTEASTETADNFLGETVQIWEKEAARAKQIGIRVAYTRFGIILGKEEGALPRIALPYKMFVGGTVGSGEQWMSWVHIKDIARAVHFVAETEGIAGPVNVTAPSPVTMKEFGKTLGTVLGRPHWIPVPSLALKVAMGEMSALVLEGQKVLPAVLSEHGFQFQYPDLKSALIDIYQ from the coding sequence ATGAAGATTGCCATAACAGGTGGAACAGGTTTTGTCGGTCAGGCTCTGACAGAGGAACTTCTCAAACACCAGCATGAAGTGATGATCCTGACCCGAAGTCCGGATAAATATGATGCTCGGCCAGGTGTGACGTATGTGAAATGGCTTTCCGATGGGGCAAGACCCGAAGAGGAGCTCGAAGGAATTCACGCCTTCATCAATCTTGCGGGAGAGTCCATCAATAGCGGAAGATGGACAGAGGAACGGAAGAAACGGATCATCAACAGCCGAATCAACTCAACCCGGGAAGTCATCAATATCATAAAAGCATTGAAAGACAAGCCTGCCTGCCTTATCAACGCAAGCGCAATCGGCTATTACCCTTCTTCCAAGACGAATACGTATACGGAAGCCTCAACCGAGACAGCTGACAATTTCCTCGGGGAAACCGTTCAAATATGGGAAAAGGAAGCAGCCAGAGCCAAACAAATAGGCATACGGGTAGCCTATACGCGATTCGGCATCATTCTCGGCAAGGAGGAAGGCGCCCTTCCACGGATTGCCCTTCCCTATAAAATGTTTGTCGGGGGCACTGTCGGTTCTGGGGAGCAGTGGATGTCATGGGTTCACATCAAGGATATCGCAAGAGCCGTGCATTTTGTAGCCGAAACAGAGGGGATTGCAGGACCTGTTAATGTCACCGCTCCTTCTCCCGTTACTATGAAAGAATTCGGAAAAACACTCGGGACGGTCCTTGGCAGGCCACACTGGATACCAGTCCCTTCCCTTGCTTTAAAAGTGGCGATGGGTGAAATGAGCGCACTCGTATTGGAAGGACAAAAAGTCTTACCGGCTGTCCTCTCAGAACACGGTTTTCAATTTCAATATCCGGATTTGAAAAGTGCCCTCATTGATATTTATCAGTAA
- a CDS encoding YfhD family protein: protein MGRSRGHSKRGNKNSLPQTPAQLKSDGVDEEFSRELADQADMEAQARANAANQRARVKKNQ from the coding sequence TTGGGAAGATCACGCGGCCATAGCAAAAGAGGAAATAAAAACAGCCTGCCACAAACACCCGCTCAGCTCAAATCTGATGGTGTTGACGAAGAGTTCTCACGAGAACTTGCCGATCAGGCAGATATGGAAGCACAAGCCCGTGCGAACGCTGCAAACCAGCGTGCACGGGTGAAGAAAAACCAATAG
- a CDS encoding metal-dependent hydrolase, whose translation MDTGTHIVMGFALGGLATLDPVVAESAATSQSVLVAAVIGSQIPDIDTVLKLRNNAVYIRHHRGATHSIPAVVLWPLLIVACLYPFFPGADLLHLWIWTFVAVFLHVFVDIFNAYGTQAIRPISSKWVALGVINTFDAIIFAIHVVGLILWGLGFPPGKTFLVMYIVIFAYYVLRFQVQKAVKNAVKRRIPEAEKIIVSPTIRFFQWRLAIVTKEHYYVARAFRRSITIFDKFQRVELPDSPIINAARKDKNLAAFLSFSPVYRWEVDEYDDHYEVRFIDLRYRNNGHYPFVALVQLDKDLNIVSSYTGWVFSEEKLRSKVDIDILID comes from the coding sequence TTGGATACAGGCACTCATATCGTCATGGGCTTCGCTCTCGGCGGATTGGCTACTTTAGATCCCGTCGTAGCTGAAAGCGCAGCCACTTCTCAAAGTGTGTTGGTCGCAGCCGTGATCGGCTCTCAAATTCCTGACATCGATACCGTATTGAAATTGCGCAATAATGCGGTTTATATTCGTCACCACCGGGGGGCCACCCACAGTATTCCTGCGGTCGTTCTCTGGCCGCTCTTAATTGTTGCTTGTCTTTATCCGTTTTTTCCAGGTGCTGATTTGCTTCATCTATGGATTTGGACATTTGTGGCCGTATTCCTCCATGTATTTGTCGACATTTTCAACGCCTATGGGACCCAGGCCATCAGGCCGATCTCGTCGAAATGGGTCGCTCTAGGGGTCATTAACACGTTTGATGCGATCATATTCGCCATACATGTAGTCGGCTTGATTTTGTGGGGTCTTGGTTTTCCACCGGGAAAAACCTTTTTGGTCATGTACATTGTCATCTTTGCTTATTATGTATTGAGATTTCAGGTTCAAAAAGCCGTGAAAAATGCAGTGAAGCGAAGAATCCCCGAGGCTGAAAAGATCATCGTTTCACCAACGATCCGATTTTTCCAGTGGCGCCTGGCGATCGTTACGAAGGAACATTATTATGTAGCACGGGCATTCAGGCGGTCGATTACGATCTTTGATAAATTCCAACGCGTGGAACTACCTGACAGTCCAATCATCAACGCTGCGAGGAAAGATAAAAACCTGGCAGCCTTCCTCTCCTTTTCCCCGGTTTACAGGTGGGAAGTGGATGAGTACGATGACCATTATGAAGTCCGCTTCATCGATCTGCGATATCGAAATAACGGACACTACCCATTCGTCGCCCTCGTGCAGCTCGATAAAGACCTGAACATCGTCAGCTCCTACACAGGATGGGTATTCAGCGAAGAAAAACTCCGCTCAAAAGTGGACATCGACATTTTAATTGATTAA
- a CDS encoding VOC family protein, whose translation MKLAFLCHPVTDLKKSLIYYRDTLGFEEAWREGDHTIALRLPGTDVQLMIENDEPELGPGGIFIVDSVDEYYEHHQEKLHFIKTPCDIPPGRYAIYQDDSENLIRIIDLSRER comes from the coding sequence ATGAAACTGGCTTTTCTATGTCATCCTGTAACAGATTTAAAGAAATCCCTTATTTATTATCGAGACACATTAGGGTTTGAAGAGGCTTGGAGAGAAGGAGATCATACCATTGCCCTTAGGCTGCCGGGAACGGATGTTCAACTAATGATTGAAAATGATGAGCCTGAATTAGGACCAGGCGGAATTTTTATCGTAGACAGCGTAGATGAATATTATGAACATCATCAGGAAAAGCTCCATTTCATTAAAACTCCATGTGATATTCCCCCAGGAAGATATGCCATCTATCAAGATGATAGTGAAAATTTAATCCGGATCATTGATTTGAGTAGAGAGCGTTAA
- a CDS encoding DoxX family protein: protein MRWWENQKVSAVWTVLRIWLGVQWLEAGWHKVNDGFDASGFLQGALANATGDHPAVQGWYAEFLKGFALPNVELFNVLIPWGEMLVGVGLIVGFMTLPALLAGAFMNLNFLLAGTVSTNPILYTAAIILLFTGRGAYYWGADHWMIPYFKQMITQHDKKHKKPIVV from the coding sequence ATGAGATGGTGGGAAAATCAAAAAGTGAGCGCGGTTTGGACAGTGTTGAGAATTTGGTTGGGAGTTCAGTGGCTTGAAGCTGGGTGGCATAAGGTGAATGACGGTTTTGATGCAAGCGGCTTTTTGCAGGGGGCTTTGGCTAATGCTACAGGTGACCATCCAGCCGTACAAGGATGGTATGCAGAATTCTTGAAAGGATTCGCTTTGCCGAACGTAGAACTGTTCAATGTCTTGATTCCTTGGGGAGAAATGTTGGTAGGGGTAGGGCTGATTGTCGGCTTCATGACTCTGCCGGCCCTTCTCGCAGGTGCATTTATGAACCTGAATTTCTTACTGGCAGGGACTGTCAGCACGAACCCCATCCTTTACACAGCGGCCATCATTCTTCTTTTCACAGGTAGAGGCGCCTACTACTGGGGAGCCGACCATTGGATGATTCCCTACTTCAAACAGATGATCACTCAACATGACAAAAAGCACAAGAAGCCGATTGTGGTGTGA
- a CDS encoding IS1182 family transposase, with product MFKDYTMNQIVLPLDLEMKLQENDIAIHVHHLVESIPHKVFEPFLRNEGCPAYHPRMMLKIILCAYSQSVFSGRKIEALLKDSIRMMWLAQGYEPSYRTINRFRVQPEVKEVIRECFVQFRCQLVEEKLIDQEAIFIDGTKIEANANKFTFVWKKSIERYHASLIEKSNELYTELLKSEIIPEIERETSEQLSVEELAQMVQKVDEVVTKFDKQIEATSDIPRRKALRAERKHPKQVRKKLIDFISRKQKYQQDLETFGTRNSYSKTDTDATFMRMKDDYMKNGQLKAGYNVQIATEGQYTLAYSLFSNPTDTRTLIPFLDRIEQDYFELPKQIVADAGYGSEQNYNDILSNRKREALITYNWYLKEQKKKYKQNLFNPDNWEYEKETDTYICPNQKRLEFQHYSTRHDRTGFERKFKIYECEDCLGCPFRSSCTKAKEGNNRKLMVNEKWEQQKEYVRSKLSEEKTGAIYRKRKIDVEPVFGFLKANLRFTRFSVRGKSKVENEMGIALMAVNLRKFIANN from the coding sequence ATGTTCAAAGATTATACCATGAATCAGATCGTTTTGCCTTTAGATTTAGAAATGAAATTACAAGAAAACGATATTGCCATCCATGTCCATCATTTAGTTGAAAGTATCCCTCATAAAGTGTTCGAACCATTTCTTCGAAATGAAGGGTGTCCCGCCTACCATCCTCGCATGATGCTTAAGATTATCTTATGTGCGTATTCACAATCGGTCTTTTCAGGACGCAAAATTGAAGCACTTTTAAAAGATAGTATTCGTATGATGTGGCTAGCACAAGGATATGAACCAAGTTATCGAACCATTAACCGATTCCGTGTTCAACCCGAAGTGAAAGAAGTCATTCGCGAATGTTTCGTCCAATTTCGGTGCCAATTGGTGGAAGAAAAACTGATTGATCAAGAAGCGATATTTATTGATGGCACAAAGATTGAAGCGAATGCCAATAAATTCACTTTTGTATGGAAGAAATCCATTGAAAGATACCATGCAAGTTTAATTGAAAAATCAAATGAGCTATACACTGAACTTCTAAAAAGTGAAATCATACCTGAAATAGAACGGGAAACCTCTGAACAATTGTCTGTGGAAGAACTCGCTCAAATGGTTCAAAAAGTAGACGAAGTCGTAACCAAATTTGATAAACAGATTGAAGCTACCTCGGACATTCCGAGACGAAAAGCTTTAAGAGCTGAACGCAAACATCCAAAACAAGTCCGTAAAAAACTGATTGATTTTATCTCGCGCAAACAGAAATACCAACAAGACTTAGAGACCTTTGGAACACGTAATAGTTATTCTAAAACAGATACCGATGCGACGTTCATGCGAATGAAAGATGATTATATGAAGAACGGACAATTGAAAGCTGGTTATAATGTACAAATCGCCACGGAAGGTCAATACACCTTAGCCTATAGCTTGTTTTCAAACCCAACAGATACCCGAACCTTAATTCCATTTCTAGATAGAATTGAGCAAGATTATTTCGAATTGCCAAAGCAAATCGTCGCAGATGCGGGTTATGGAAGTGAACAAAATTATAACGATATCCTTTCCAATAGAAAACGAGAAGCACTTATTACGTATAACTGGTATCTAAAGGAACAAAAGAAAAAATATAAACAAAACTTATTTAACCCTGACAACTGGGAGTATGAAAAAGAAACGGATACATATATTTGCCCTAATCAAAAACGTCTTGAATTTCAGCATTATTCTACTCGCCATGACCGTACAGGCTTTGAACGGAAGTTCAAGATCTATGAGTGCGAAGACTGCTTGGGGTGCCCTTTTCGTTCATCATGTACCAAAGCAAAAGAAGGCAATAATCGAAAACTGATGGTGAATGAAAAGTGGGAGCAGCAAAAAGAATATGTAAGATCGAAGCTTTCAGAGGAGAAAACAGGAGCCATCTATCGAAAACGTAAAATCGATGTGGAGCCAGTTTTTGGATTCTTGAAGGCTAATTTGCGTTTCACTCGATTTTCCGTACGAGGAAAATCGAAGGTTGAAAATGAAATGGGAATCGCGTTAATGGCAGTGAATTTGAGAAAATTCATTGCCAACAACTAA
- a CDS encoding YfhJ family protein, with the protein MESTFHELTQLLIEKNNKLSYEKARTWIELVWEDFEATYAKAGYDYKGKAVTEKVVRQWVNTYGEQIHEFAAQNPKYKHLIDDKEDDDLVH; encoded by the coding sequence ATGGAGTCTACATTCCACGAATTAACACAATTGTTAATTGAAAAAAATAATAAGCTTTCGTATGAAAAAGCGAGGACCTGGATTGAACTCGTATGGGAAGATTTCGAAGCGACATACGCAAAAGCAGGTTACGATTACAAAGGGAAAGCAGTGACGGAGAAAGTCGTTCGACAATGGGTCAATACATACGGTGAGCAAATTCATGAATTCGCCGCACAAAACCCGAAATACAAACACCTGATCGACGACAAAGAAGATGATGATTTAGTACATTAA